In the genome of Roseiconus lacunae, the window CGATAGTTCTTTTCGGCTTCTTGAACGCGGCCCTCATGAAACGCTTCGTGCGCGTTGGTCACATAGCGATCAAGCGTTTTGTCTTCGACGACGACTTGTTTGGAGGCCGTCGCGCATCCTGTGGCAAGCAAGCCGCAGCACACGAGACACACCCAGGCAGCGAAACTACAAAACCTTCCGCGGTCCGCGTGGTCGATCCATCGATCTCGCATCAACGAACTCCTCCACCGTGGACCGACGAAGGAGACACTTGTTTGCTTTGCGATCGACGATCTTGGTACCGTCGAAGCAGCCAGTGGTCGTTGATGTCACCGACAAGATCTTGAGCGTCATCGACGGCGTTGTTAATCCGTTCGGTCGTCCCGGGCAAGTCGTCCGCTTCACTACGGACGATCCGCACGACGTCGCGAGTTTCTTCGGTTAGCGTTTGAATTCGCAGAGCCGTTTGCCGTAACGTTTCGAGTGTTTCGGCAATGTCAGCGGTCGTCTTGTCCGCATTTTCATCGATCCCCATCGCGACATCACGAACGCTATGGGCCGCTTCGGTCGCCGCGATTGCCGAACGGTTGATGTCGGCGATGGTTTGGCGGATTTCGGTGTCGACTAATTGATCGACACGGCGAGTGAGCTTGGTAATTTCGTCTTCGAGCTGGGCGGTTGTTGCACGAAGCTGGGCTAATGTCTGAACGGCTTCGGGACGAACTGCCTCGCTGGTTTCCCGGACTGAGTCAAACGTTTCTTCCCCGGCGCGAAAGGTTGGGTCGATCGTCTGTTGCAGCGAGTCGCTGATTCTGTCGGCGGCCCCGGCAACCGCTTGGCTTGCTTCCTGAACGTTGATCGCGGTGTTTTCGACCTGATCGTCATCCTGTTTGAAGTATGGAATCGACTCGCCCGGTTCGATCGGCTTGGCAATGCTGTCCGGTCCCAGTGGTGGCAGATCCGATGCCCGTGCGATTCGGATGACCGGGGGACCGATGCCGTACTTTCGGTCGAGCTCGACTTGTGATTGATCGGTGATCAAATCGCTTTGTCGCGAATCGATGGCGAGTGTGATACGGACAAGGTTACTGCCGTCGACATAGTTCAATTCGTCGACTTCACCGACCGTTCGTCCCAGGATCAAGACTTCTGTCCCGGTCCGAAGTTGACTGGCGATGTCTTCGGTGACTTCGATAAAGAATCGATCTTTGCGAATCGCGATACGCGTGATCAATCGCACCGAAACTACGACGCATAGGATTAAGACGGCCATGAGGAAAAGGCCGACGATTTTGTTGGCATAACGCAAGCGAATTGGTTCGTTCATCACGCCGTCTCCTCGTCGCGTAAAATTGTCTTGCCAACAATCGTCCAGCGGCGGACCGAACGGACAAAGCGATAGTCCTCTTGGCGATCCGGTTCAGAGAACACCAGGATGGCGGCGCCGGCGGAGCGAAATTCATCGATGACCGAGACGATTTCCTCGTGCAATCCTTCGATCACATAGTGCAGAGGGCGTTCAAGAATCAGCAGTTTGGGATGATTACTCACCGCACGAATCCATTGACAGACCTGCAAGATCGACGGTTCAACAAATCCCGGGCGATTGCGCATCGCTTGACGGACCGCGCCGGCGCGAGGGCCAGAAAGACGCTCGCTCCACTGACGCACTTGCTGACGGGCAAACGATTCTGGGACACCGTGGTGACGCATCGCGAGGAGAACATTGTCCCAGACGGTTAAGCTTTTGATCCAACCGGTTCCGGCAAAGACGCGTCCGATCTGACTTCGCATCAGAAACTGGCGTTTGTAATCGCTGGTCGACCATGGTTGTCCCAGAAAGCAAATCTCGCCGCTTTCGGGTGGGTAAAGTCCCAGCATCGCTGACACGATGTCGCGTGGATCGTGGTGTTGTCGTAGCGGCACTTGGACGAAGTCACCCGGATAGATTTCTGCGCTAAATCGGTTCATGCCGATCGAGGTTTCACTGGCGCCACGAAAGGTCACGTCGCGGAACTGGAGGGTTGCGACAGAGCTTTGGGTTGATGTTGCTGATGCGACCACTGGGCTACCCGAACTTGAAGACGAGAAGCTTTTCGTAGAACAACACCGATAAGATCGCAGAGATCGCGAAGATCGCCGTCAAGGCTCGGATTCCCGCACGGCTGGCGACGCGTGGAACATCGGTCAGGCGACCGCTTGAGCGAACGCCTTCCAAACAACAGATGACGCCCGCGAACCCGCCGGCGACCAGCGTTTTTGAGGTGAAGAACACGAGGTCACCGCGTTCGAAATTACGTGATACCTCGCCGTAGAATTCATTCCAAGTGACTCGGATCGCGCCGACGGACGAACCGATCAAATAGCCGGTGACCATGATCGTGACCGCGGTGATGATCGCCAAACAAAAGACGCTGATCATCACCGAGACCACACGTGGCATCACCAAATATGTCATCGGGTCAATGCCCTGCGAATCGATGACTTCGATTTCACCGTCGGCATGCATCGTTGCCAGTTCGGCGCTGATCGCGATGCCACTTCGACCGATCACGACCAAGCAAGCCAATAGCGGCGCGATCTCGCGAACCACCGACCGCCATAAGATCGGTGCGACTTCAGAAGGTGACAAGCCCGCCGCGTCAATCCACATGACCGCTTGGACGATTCCCATCACCCCGACGACGGCGGCGAATCGCATCGCGGCTGGGATCGAATCGACCGACGTGAACAACATCTGACGGGAAAAAACGTTGCGGACCGGGGGCGTCCAACTGCTGGGGCGACAAGCCAGAAAGACGGTGCCGGACAGCACTGCGGCGACATCGGCAATTTGGGTTGCGACGTTGATCCCAAACGTTCCCAGTTGCTCGCACGCATTCCAGAAACCGTGCATTATCGCGTCGATCGGACGGCGACGTGGGCCGGATCGCTGACTTGCCGATGGAAGGTTGACTTGGCTCACGATCGAAAACACGACAGGGGATCGGACGAACGGCTACAACTGGTATCACTGGAGTATTCGGCCGTCAGGGCCGTGCGACTTCCCGATGACCCGTCCAACCCCATCGATCGGACGTCCGTGGCATCGTGCGACCGGTTTAACCGTCACGATCAGACGTTTGTGAGGGGTGTGAAACACATTGACACGTCGTGAAACATGGTCGGCAAATAGTAAAAACGCCACGTCACCCCCATGAGGGCGAGATGGTGCCCGGTGGGCGACGGCCGGATTTCTGATCGCGTCAGGTTATCGGGACCATAAGATGATGGCACAATTGGCAAATCGTTGGTCCCGATGTTTCCGGGCCAGGTTGCTCGCTTCCTCGATTGATCCGACGTTCCGACATGTCTTTTGCCACACGTCTCGTTCAAGCCGTCCAGAAAACAAAATCCGTGACCTGCGTCGGTCTCGATCCCCGCAAAGCGTCCTTGCCGGCCCCCATCCGAGAGGCCGTTGTAAACGATCGCCCAGACGAATGGGCGGCGGCTTACACGCAATTCTGTATGGAGATCATTGATGCTGTCGCGGGGATCGTTCCTTGTGTCAAACCGCAAGCGGCGTTCTTCGAACAGCTCGGACCGGCCGGCATGATTTCGCTTGGCCAAGTCGTCGCCTATGCTCGCGAAAAAGATTTGCTGGTCATCCTGGATGGCAAACGCAATGACATCGGCAGTACCGCAACGGCCTATGCAGACGCCTATCTTGGGGCCGACAGTCCTTGGCAGAGTGATTCGCTGACGGTAAGTCCCTACTTGGGGCGGGACAGCATCGAACCGTTTGTCGAAGTCTGCGAAAAGCGAGCTGCGGGGATTTTTGTTTTAGTCAAGACCTCCAACCCTGGCGGTGGCTTGCTACAAAACCGCGAAACCGATGGCCAGACCGTGTACGCTCGGGTGGCTGAACTGGTGACGGGAATCAACGCCGATCGACTCGACAGCCACGGCTTTGGCCCGATCGGAGCCGTTGTCGGGGCGACGTACCCGGAAGAACTCGCCGAGTTACGGCAAGCGATGCCGCACAGTTGGATACTGATCCCCGGATTCGGGGCCCAGGGTGGAGCCGCCGACGACGTGAAAGCGGGATTCTTAGACGGAGGCTTGGGCGCGGTGGTCAATAGCTCGCGACATCTAATTTTTGCTCACAAGCGTCCCGAGTTTGCGGACAAATTTGGCGACGCCAAATGGCAAGACGCGGTCCGTGCCGCGACCGAAGAAATGAACTCGGCGCTGAATGTGGTCGGTGGCAAGTAAGCTGTTTTGCTTGCCGTTGATCAACTCAACCGGCCGCCGAGAGTTTCAATTCGCTCGGTAGATTCGCTCGCTTGAAATGCCGAACGCTGCGGTTGGGATTTCAAGTTTGTCTAGCCGAGACGTTAGGCGGCGCTCGTGCGAATTTGCTCCAGGCCTTGCTCGGCCCGAGTCAGGCCTCGGCGGCGGACAAGCTTGCGGATGTTGTGATTCCGCTGCCAGTCTTCCTTGGTCACATAACCACGTTCATGTTCAAGGTGATAGCAAATCGCGCGATGGCGAATTTGCATGCCCAGCACTCCGGCGTTTTCCAGCCGCTCGCCCAATTCACGGTCCAAGCCGCCGTACCGCATCTCGAGATTGAATCCGTTGGCGTAAACGATGTCGTCTTTCCAGGCGGACGAGTTGTGCCCGTTAAACGTGGGACGCGTCGTGGTCGCGACATCTAGAAAACGCGCGATCGCAGGATGTCGGACGACCCAAAGCCACTTGGATGACACACGGTGGCCGTGATTTTTGAGCCATCGCATGTTGGTAAACTGATCGAGTTCGAGCTTCTGGTCAAGGATTTGATCGGTGACGTCACGATCGAGTCGAAAGCAACCACCGGAGAGGAATCGTCCGTGAGTTGCCGACTGAAGATGCGTTTCGACAAAGGTGGCGTGGGGAACGCAGTCGCCATCGGTGAAGATCAAGTAATCACCGTGGGCAGAATCAATCGCACGATTGAGGATACGAGTTTTTCCGAATCCCTCGTGTTCCTGAGTGACGTACTGGATCGACAGGTTGGATTTGTTGCGAAAGACATCGATGACTTCGCGAGTTTCGTCGGTCTGCCCATCTTCGCCGACCACGATCTCGAAGTCGCGATAGGTCTGGTTGGCAAATCCCCACAAGACCTGGAACAGATACTTGGGCGATCGAAACGTCGTCATAATGACCGACGTTTCAGGGTGGTTCGGTTTCGTAAGCGATTCCATTCGACTCACTCGCGCACGCAATTTGGGTGATTTTTCGATCGCAGTAAAGCAAAAGGCACCGACGAGCGTAAAGAGCGATTTGATGCGCTCGCGTATCAATCTCGCGATGAAATTGATCTGGCGACCAAAGTCAGGGGGAAGATGCCCCGACAAACTGACGCACGTGATGCGAGGAGGTTGCGAACGAGTCATCTGCAGAGGCGAGTCGTTGGTCTGCAGATCGATTAAGATAGCGGACCAGTTGGGGTGACGACACGTCCACGACCCCGGACCGATCGCCAGCGTCTGGTGGTCAAGAACGCCTTTTCGCTTTATTCACGCGATCCCTCGCCGACGCATTTTGAAATTCCATTGTTGGAGGTGAGATCGATATTTCTTCCGCGTACGGGAAGATGAAGCAGGAAAGACAGCTTCAATTCCAACGCGTCGCATCGGTTTAGTGTGTCGCCCGCCGGACGGTTGTTGTCGCCCCAAAATCGGTCTCTGCCTACCTTTGCCCACCTGAAGCCTTTCGATGAAGTTACCTATTACTATCTTGCTTGCTGGTTTTGCACTCGGTTGCATGTTCCCCGGATCGGCTGATGCTCAATCGTCTGCCGTTCGTGCTTTCATCGATGACGAAGCCCCCGGGTGGGAATCGTTGACCGAAAATGACTTCGCTCCTGTTAATAGCGACGAAAACACGTGGTCATGGAAAGACGGCGTATTGCACTGCACCGGGCTGCCGATCAGCGTGATCGCCACGAAGGAGCAATTTGTGAACTTCGAAGCGGTCATCGAATGGATGCACGAGAAGCCCGCCGGCAACTCGGGAATGTTTGCCTGGGTTTCACCCGAAGCACTCGCCGAGTTACGTGCCGAAGGCAAGCCTGGACTACCCGATGGTGTCGAGGTGCAGATGCTCGATCATGGCTACACAGACAAGATGAAGGCGTTAGGAAAAAGCACTGACTGGTTTGGTACCAACGGCGATCTCTTCGGAGTCCGTAAGCCGTTCAAGCCGTTCCCGCCAACCTCGCCGAACGGTTCACGTAGCTTTCCACGTAAGCATCTGTGCAATGGACACGGCGAATGGAACCATTACTACATACGGGCAATCAACGGTGAAGTTCGCTTATGGGTCAACGGCGAAGAAGTTTCCGGAGGCAACGGCGTAACGCCGGCGAACGGTCATCTTTGTTTGGAAAGCGAAGGGTCGCCGATTCAATTTCGGAAACTGCGAGTTCGGCGGTTGCCTTAAAGGCTGCGTTCAATCGATCGCCAACCGAGCCTTTATGAGGCCCAGCGCAGAGAACACGTGACGACGCGTGTGATCAGCCAGGCCTGGAGGCGCTGTCCAACCGGTTCGCCTCGCTGCGTTCTTCCCCCCTCCCCATTCCTTCCTTCGATTCCGGACTGTTAGTGATGATGAATCGGCCGATGATGCGTTTGCCTCACCTTACTTTGATCGTAGCAGTGTTCGGAGTTTTCGTCGGTGCGCGATCGCTCCCGCATGCCAATGCGACTGACGTTTCCTCATTGGAATCGGCGTGGGCGTTTCAGTTGCCCGATGGAAATCCGGCTTGGTTAAAGGTCGCGACCGAGAAAGATCAGGCAAAGTCGCCGGCGGTGGAGTTGTTGTGGAGTGTTGGCAGCGCGCGGCCCGCTTCGGAGGTCCAAGTCCAGGGCAACCAGATCCGCTTCAAGCGACGTATCCGCTGGAAGCCCGGTGGTGAAGCGACGACAAAGCTGATCGACGATCCGATGGTCGCAACTTTGATCGATAAGAACACTTTGGAACTAGAATGGACA includes:
- a CDS encoding MlaD family protein translates to MNEPIRLRYANKIVGLFLMAVLILCVVVSVRLITRIAIRKDRFFIEVTEDIASQLRTGTEVLILGRTVGEVDELNYVDGSNLVRITLAIDSRQSDLITDQSQVELDRKYGIGPPVIRIARASDLPPLGPDSIAKPIEPGESIPYFKQDDDQVENTAINVQEASQAVAGAADRISDSLQQTIDPTFRAGEETFDSVRETSEAVRPEAVQTLAQLRATTAQLEDEITKLTRRVDQLVDTEIRQTIADINRSAIAATEAAHSVRDVAMGIDENADKTTADIAETLETLRQTALRIQTLTEETRDVVRIVRSEADDLPGTTERINNAVDDAQDLVGDINDHWLLRRYQDRRSQSKQVSPSSVHGGGVR
- the pyrF gene encoding orotidine-5'-phosphate decarboxylase, with amino-acid sequence MSFATRLVQAVQKTKSVTCVGLDPRKASLPAPIREAVVNDRPDEWAAAYTQFCMEIIDAVAGIVPCVKPQAAFFEQLGPAGMISLGQVVAYAREKDLLVILDGKRNDIGSTATAYADAYLGADSPWQSDSLTVSPYLGRDSIEPFVEVCEKRAAGIFVLVKTSNPGGGLLQNRETDGQTVYARVAELVTGINADRLDSHGFGPIGAVVGATYPEELAELRQAMPHSWILIPGFGAQGGAADDVKAGFLDGGLGAVVNSSRHLIFAHKRPEFADKFGDAKWQDAVRAATEEMNSALNVVGGK
- a CDS encoding 3-keto-disaccharide hydrolase; the encoded protein is MKLPITILLAGFALGCMFPGSADAQSSAVRAFIDDEAPGWESLTENDFAPVNSDENTWSWKDGVLHCTGLPISVIATKEQFVNFEAVIEWMHEKPAGNSGMFAWVSPEALAELRAEGKPGLPDGVEVQMLDHGYTDKMKALGKSTDWFGTNGDLFGVRKPFKPFPPTSPNGSRSFPRKHLCNGHGEWNHYYIRAINGEVRLWVNGEEVSGGNGVTPANGHLCLESEGSPIQFRKLRVRRLP
- a CDS encoding ATP-binding cassette domain-containing protein, whose translation is MNRFSAEIYPGDFVQVPLRQHHDPRDIVSAMLGLYPPESGEICFLGQPWSTSDYKRQFLMRSQIGRVFAGTGWIKSLTVWDNVLLAMRHHGVPESFARQQVRQWSERLSGPRAGAVRQAMRNRPGFVEPSILQVCQWIRAVSNHPKLLILERPLHYVIEGLHEEIVSVIDEFRSAGAAILVFSEPDRQEDYRFVRSVRRWTIVGKTILRDEETA
- a CDS encoding ABC transporter permease — protein: MFSIVSQVNLPSASQRSGPRRRPIDAIMHGFWNACEQLGTFGINVATQIADVAAVLSGTVFLACRPSSWTPPVRNVFSRQMLFTSVDSIPAAMRFAAVVGVMGIVQAVMWIDAAGLSPSEVAPILWRSVVREIAPLLACLVVIGRSGIAISAELATMHADGEIEVIDSQGIDPMTYLVMPRVVSVMISVFCLAIITAVTIMVTGYLIGSSVGAIRVTWNEFYGEVSRNFERGDLVFFTSKTLVAGGFAGVICCLEGVRSSGRLTDVPRVASRAGIRALTAIFAISAILSVLFYEKLLVFKFG
- a CDS encoding glycosyltransferase, producing the protein MESLTKPNHPETSVIMTTFRSPKYLFQVLWGFANQTYRDFEIVVGEDGQTDETREVIDVFRNKSNLSIQYVTQEHEGFGKTRILNRAIDSAHGDYLIFTDGDCVPHATFVETHLQSATHGRFLSGGCFRLDRDVTDQILDQKLELDQFTNMRWLKNHGHRVSSKWLWVVRHPAIARFLDVATTTRPTFNGHNSSAWKDDIVYANGFNLEMRYGGLDRELGERLENAGVLGMQIRHRAICYHLEHERGYVTKEDWQRNHNIRKLVRRRGLTRAEQGLEQIRTSAA